In Thermodesulfobacteriota bacterium, a single window of DNA contains:
- a CDS encoding CpsB/CapC family capsule biosynthesis tyrosine phosphatase yields the protein MERDTYQEIVDIHCHFLPNVDDGPNTWEESLEMARIAYQDGIRVAVTTPHFIQGTRWEPDSAVIRDKVEELNRKLRANEIPLTVLPGMEIGISENLPELLSAGRILPLGESNFILLEIPFISLPYGIEEIIFNLKTVGVSPILAHPERNKEIQKSPSRVKELVSAGAFVQVTAGSACGYFGDSARRCLFDLAKQGVIHAVASDAHNSHNRPPLVTEGLQVLEDIIGIDEVKVLISNAKRFIRNGS from the coding sequence ATGGAAAGGGATACTTACCAGGAAATAGTGGATATTCACTGCCACTTCCTTCCTAATGTAGACGACGGCCCTAACACCTGGGAGGAAAGTCTGGAGATGGCCAGAATAGCTTATCAGGACGGTATCAGGGTTGCGGTGACAACACCACACTTTATCCAAGGAACAAGATGGGAGCCCGATTCGGCGGTAATAAGAGATAAAGTTGAAGAATTAAATCGAAAACTCAGGGCAAATGAAATACCCCTTACCGTTTTGCCGGGGATGGAAATCGGGATTTCGGAAAATTTGCCCGAACTTCTCTCTGCGGGCCGGATTCTGCCCCTGGGGGAGAGTAATTTTATCCTGCTGGAAATACCGTTTATCTCTTTACCCTACGGAATCGAGGAGATAATATTCAACCTTAAGACCGTGGGGGTTTCGCCAATCCTAGCCCATCCGGAAAGGAATAAGGAGATTCAAAAGAGTCCAAGCCGGGTGAAGGAGCTAGTCAGTGCCGGGGCTTTTGTCCAGGTTACAGCGGGGAGCGCCTGTGGATATTTCGGGGACAGCGCCAGACGTTGTCTATTCGACCTGGCCAAACAAGGAGTGATACACGCCGTAGCCTCCGATGCCCATAACTCCCATAATAGGCCTCCACTGGTAACGGAGGGTTTACAGGTTTTAGAAGACATTATCGGTATAGATGAGGTTAAGGTACTAATCAGTAATGCCAAAAGGTTTATAAGAAATGGGTCGTAA
- a CDS encoding Hsp20/alpha crystallin family protein yields the protein MVRLMVRDPWKDFGTLQDRINRLFDQTLRTFHPEGEEELERGTWVPAVDIHETDESFVVKADLPGMNKEDIQIDVKDSTLTLKGEKKFEQQVSKDNYIRVERTYGTFIRSFTLPQNVDPDKIKAKYKDGVLELTLPKKEEAKPKQIKVDVS from the coding sequence ATGGTAAGGTTAATGGTAAGAGACCCGTGGAAAGATTTTGGTACACTTCAGGACAGAATAAACCGGCTTTTTGACCAGACGCTTAGGACATTTCATCCAGAAGGGGAGGAGGAATTAGAGAGGGGAACATGGGTACCAGCAGTTGATATACACGAGACCGACGAGAGCTTCGTGGTGAAAGCCGACCTCCCCGGCATGAATAAAGAGGATATTCAAATAGACGTAAAGGACAGCACTCTGACCCTCAAGGGAGAAAAGAAGTTTGAGCAGCAGGTCTCTAAAGATAACTACATAAGGGTCGAGCGTACGTATGGGACATTCATTCGCAGTTTCACCCTTCCCCAGAATGTAGACCCGGATAAGATTAAGGCCAAGTATAAAGACGGTGTCCTGGAGCTCACTCTTCCCAAGAAGGAAGAGGCTAAACCGAAACAAATTAAGGTCGATGTTAGCTAA
- a CDS encoding chaperone modulator CbpM has product MKLYSLRSMVEIVGVSPGFIKRLEETELISPIVVEDSTFYTDRDLRKLFLAKDLREMGINFAGIEVILEISDRMLAMKKENDEILYKLLQYVDQNIIEKR; this is encoded by the coding sequence ATGAAACTTTATTCTTTAAGGTCAATGGTAGAGATTGTCGGCGTAAGCCCCGGCTTCATAAAAAGGCTTGAGGAGACGGAGCTCATATCTCCTATCGTGGTAGAGGACAGTACCTTTTACACTGACCGGGACTTGAGGAAGCTCTTTCTGGCCAAAGACTTGAGAGAAATGGGAATAAATTTCGCCGGGATCGAAGTCATACTGGAAATAAGCGACCGTATGTTAGCTATGAAAAAAGAAAATGATGAGATTCTATACAAACTTCTACAGTACGTCGACCAAAACATAATAGAGAAGAGGTGA
- a CDS encoding Mrp/NBP35 family ATP-binding protein produces the protein MELNPEGIRNILRKVKYPGFTRDIVSFGVVKDIEIEGSRVRVHLLLPKPDEKVESEIRNSVSKTLLESPGVSEVDIRVGAREPKAAPGQPKTAEKAKLPDIKYFIAVASGKGGVGKSTVAVNLALAISKMRNNVGLLDADIWGPSTPIMMGINERPLSTPDQKIIPLKKHGLKLMSIGFLINEDDTVIWRGPMVHGAVKQFIEDVEWAGTDYLIVDLPPGTGDAQLSLIQTAPLSGGVIVTTPQDVALIDVRRGVQMFRKLNVPVLGIIENMSYLNCPHCGEEIDIFSRGGGRRMAEKFNVPFLGEVPIDPELRKGGDEGNPIVISNPDSPTAKAFMIIAEEILKNIEESVGH, from the coding sequence ATGGAATTAAACCCAGAGGGGATACGGAACATCCTGAGAAAAGTGAAGTATCCCGGTTTTACCAGGGACATAGTCTCATTCGGGGTGGTGAAGGATATAGAGATTGAGGGTTCCAGGGTTAGAGTTCATCTCCTTCTTCCCAAGCCGGATGAGAAAGTGGAATCGGAAATAAGAAACTCGGTCAGCAAAACCCTTTTAGAATCCCCCGGGGTTTCGGAGGTGGATATAAGGGTGGGGGCCAGAGAACCTAAAGCCGCCCCCGGCCAGCCAAAAACAGCAGAGAAGGCAAAGCTGCCAGATATAAAATACTTCATAGCGGTGGCTAGCGGGAAAGGCGGCGTGGGGAAATCCACGGTAGCGGTTAATCTTGCCCTAGCCATCTCTAAGATGCGAAATAACGTCGGTCTCCTGGACGCTGACATCTGGGGGCCGAGCACCCCAATAATGATGGGGATAAATGAAAGGCCCTTGTCCACCCCCGACCAGAAGATTATTCCCCTCAAAAAGCATGGGCTGAAGCTGATGTCCATAGGGTTTCTGATAAATGAGGATGATACGGTGATCTGGAGAGGACCCATGGTGCACGGTGCGGTAAAACAATTCATAGAGGATGTAGAATGGGCAGGGACGGATTACCTTATAGTCGACCTTCCACCGGGTACCGGAGATGCCCAACTCTCTCTCATTCAAACAGCGCCGCTTAGCGGAGGGGTAATCGTCACCACACCCCAGGATGTAGCCCTGATCGACGTCAGGCGGGGAGTGCAGATGTTCAGGAAACTTAACGTACCGGTTTTAGGAATTATAGAGAATATGAGCTACCTCAACTGTCCGCACTGCGGAGAAGAAATCGACATATTCAGCAGGGGCGGCGGGAGAAGAATGGCCGAGAAGTTCAACGTGCCTTTTTTGGGAGAAGTGCCTATCGACCCGGAGCTTAGAAAGGGCGGAGACGAAGGAAACCCGATAGTGATATCCAACCCGGACAGCCCCACCGCCAAAGCATTCATGATAATAGCCGAGGAGATACTAAAAAACATAGAAGAATCTGTTGGACATTGA
- the rfaE1 gene encoding D-glycero-beta-D-manno-heptose-7-phosphate kinase gives MASIIKDFSALKIMVVGDVMLDRYVFGEVKRISPEAPVQVLTIYREESSPGGAANVANNLKSLGASVEIYGVIGDDPEGEKLLELLQRLEIGSKGLILDPKRPTTTKTRLIAGNQQVIRMDREVTCYISGQVEDRILEAIIQSLGENPPDGIIISDYAKGLVSRDLSTSIIQMAKEKGIFICIDPKGKDFTRYRGADAITPNQREAEEVCGFQIEDEESLQRAAQILIQQTEAQGVLITRGKNGISYYVREDKELKTISSDAREIYDVTGAGDTVVSTFTLAFIKSKSWEDSVKIANRAAGIVVGRIGAATVTREELINSYKENNQRTKGKLLKIGLLLNAISKHKAEGKKIVFTNGCFDLFHAGHLALLRQAKELGDVLIVGINSQDSVRRIKGDGRPYIPESERANIVAAIDCVDYVVVFSEDTPLELIRLIKPDVLVKGGDYSPEEVVGRDVVEGYGGRVSIVPLVEGVSTSLLVDRIRKRN, from the coding sequence ATGGCATCAATAATTAAAGATTTTTCGGCGCTCAAGATAATGGTCGTAGGCGATGTTATGCTCGACCGTTACGTCTTTGGAGAAGTGAAGAGGATATCACCAGAGGCACCCGTGCAGGTACTAACAATCTACCGGGAAGAATCTTCTCCGGGAGGGGCAGCGAATGTGGCAAACAATTTAAAAAGCCTGGGCGCTTCGGTGGAAATCTATGGAGTGATAGGAGATGACCCCGAAGGAGAAAAATTACTGGAGCTTCTGCAGCGTCTCGAAATAGGGTCGAAGGGGCTTATCCTGGACCCGAAGAGGCCGACAACCACTAAAACGAGGCTCATTGCCGGAAATCAACAGGTCATTAGAATGGACAGAGAGGTGACTTGCTATATCTCCGGTCAGGTTGAAGACCGGATTTTAGAAGCTATCATTCAATCGCTTGGGGAAAATCCGCCAGACGGAATAATAATCTCCGACTACGCAAAAGGGCTAGTCAGTAGAGACTTATCAACCAGTATAATCCAAATGGCAAAGGAGAAGGGCATCTTCATTTGTATCGACCCAAAGGGAAAGGACTTCACCAGATATCGGGGAGCCGATGCCATTACCCCCAACCAGAGGGAAGCAGAAGAGGTATGCGGGTTCCAAATCGAAGATGAAGAAAGCCTTCAAAGAGCGGCCCAGATTCTGATTCAGCAAACCGAAGCCCAGGGCGTTTTAATCACCAGGGGAAAGAACGGAATAAGCTACTACGTCAGGGAAGACAAAGAGTTAAAAACGATTTCTTCTGACGCCCGGGAAATATATGATGTCACTGGTGCGGGCGACACGGTTGTGAGCACATTTACACTCGCCTTCATTAAATCCAAATCCTGGGAAGACTCGGTCAAGATAGCTAATAGGGCGGCGGGAATAGTGGTCGGCCGTATCGGAGCCGCCACCGTCACCAGGGAGGAGTTAATAAACAGTTATAAAGAAAATAATCAGAGAACCAAAGGAAAGCTGCTCAAGATAGGCCTGCTTTTGAACGCTATTTCCAAGCATAAAGCAGAGGGGAAGAAGATCGTCTTTACGAACGGTTGCTTTGACCTTTTTCACGCCGGGCATTTAGCACTCCTGAGACAAGCTAAAGAACTAGGCGATGTGCTTATCGTCGGGATCAATAGCCAGGATTCGGTGAGGAGAATAAAGGGAGATGGGAGACCCTATATCCCGGAAAGCGAAAGAGCGAACATCGTGGCGGCTATAGATTGTGTAGATTATGTGGTCGTATTCTCGGAGGATACCCCGCTTGAACTGATTAGGTTAATAAAACCCGATGTGCTGGTGAAGGGAGGAGATTATTCCCCGGAGGAGGTTGTAGGAAGAGATGTGGTAGAAGGCTATGGCGGCCGGGTATCCATCGTACCCCTGGTAGAAGGAGTTTCCACCTCACTATTAGTAGATAGAATACGAAAACGAAATTAA
- a CDS encoding DnaJ C-terminal domain-containing protein has product MATNKDYYKTLGVSRNATTEDIKKAYRKLARRYHPDLNPGNKEAEEKFKEIQEAYDVLSKEDKRRMYDTYGSAGFQPGWANQRTWTWPEGSPEGGFRFSFGDMGGFSGLDDIFSEIFGAREPTGRPRRSRDIEYEIEIDFETAIKGGVRDIKLSRETADRKMVTETISVKIPPGVDDGSRIRVAGKGEIGGRGNSGDLYLRVKVRPHPIFIRRQDDIYVEVPITFYEAVLGAQINVPTIDGSATVTIPPGVQNGTKLRLKGKGVPNIKSRERGDEYVVVKIVMPEHVSENAKRSFEELARTAPYNPRTHLEKYTK; this is encoded by the coding sequence ATGGCCACAAACAAGGATTACTACAAAACACTGGGTGTATCCAGAAATGCTACGACTGAGGATATAAAGAAGGCTTATCGCAAGCTGGCTAGACGATACCACCCCGATTTAAACCCTGGCAACAAAGAAGCTGAGGAGAAATTCAAGGAGATCCAGGAAGCATACGATGTCCTGTCCAAAGAGGACAAGAGAAGGATGTATGATACGTACGGCTCAGCCGGGTTTCAGCCAGGATGGGCAAATCAAAGAACCTGGACCTGGCCTGAAGGATCGCCGGAAGGCGGGTTTAGATTCAGCTTTGGAGATATGGGAGGATTTTCCGGACTAGACGATATTTTCAGCGAGATATTCGGGGCCAGAGAACCAACCGGCAGGCCCAGAAGAAGCCGTGATATCGAATACGAGATTGAAATAGACTTCGAGACGGCTATCAAGGGCGGGGTCCGGGACATCAAGCTCAGCAGAGAAACCGCCGACAGGAAGATGGTCACCGAGACTATTTCCGTAAAAATTCCACCGGGGGTTGACGACGGCTCTAGGATTAGGGTGGCCGGAAAAGGAGAGATCGGCGGTAGGGGAAACAGCGGAGACCTATACCTCCGGGTGAAAGTAAGACCGCACCCTATATTTATACGTAGGCAAGACGACATATATGTAGAGGTCCCTATTACATTTTATGAAGCCGTTCTCGGCGCACAAATCAACGTTCCGACCATAGATGGAAGCGCCACCGTAACAATACCACCGGGCGTGCAAAATGGTACCAAACTTAGGCTTAAAGGTAAGGGGGTTCCAAACATAAAGAGCAGGGAAAGAGGAGACGAATACGTGGTAGTCAAAATCGTAATGCCTGAGCATGTCAGTGAAAACGCGAAAAGGTCTTTTGAAGAGCTGGCCAGGACGGCTCCATATAATCCAAGAACGCATCTGGAAAAATATACGAAATGA
- a CDS encoding DUF1844 domain-containing protein: MSEEIKKDTEQAGLFKMDFSTFVLSLNASALIHLGDIPDPQSKERTVNLPAAKHTIEILEIIKSKTKGNLDREEEKLLDDVLFNLRMKYVKDVQSEKK; this comes from the coding sequence ATGAGCGAAGAAATAAAGAAAGACACCGAGCAAGCCGGCCTTTTTAAGATGGATTTTTCCACCTTTGTCCTTTCCCTGAATGCCTCTGCCCTGATCCATTTAGGCGACATTCCCGACCCTCAATCCAAGGAGAGAACCGTGAACCTGCCGGCGGCAAAACACACCATCGAGATTCTAGAGATAATCAAGAGCAAAACCAAAGGGAACCTGGACCGTGAGGAAGAGAAACTACTCGACGATGTACTGTTCAACCTGAGGATGAAGTACGTTAAAGATGTCCAATCCGAGAAAAAGTAA